One genomic window of Candidatus Binatia bacterium includes the following:
- the lipB gene encoding lipoyl(octanoyl) transferase LipB has translation MSFTVRDLGRCSYADALALQCQLLECKLGGDDTDYLLVVEHESVYTLGRGADVADLCGADARLGVPVFRVGRGGGVTYHGPGQVVAYPIVALRGRIRDVGRYVRTLEGALMATCAAFGIGAERRRGAPGAWVGDEKIAAVGVGVRRWVAWHGVALNVATDLSFFDAIVPCRMPSVRMTSMQRLLGTAPPLSAVQATLVQYLRAALEEAPRMGMESRP, from the coding sequence ATGTCGTTCACCGTGCGCGATCTGGGGCGTTGTTCCTACGCCGACGCGCTGGCGTTACAGTGCCAACTGCTGGAGTGCAAACTCGGCGGCGACGATACCGATTATCTGCTCGTCGTCGAGCACGAATCGGTCTATACCCTGGGTCGGGGTGCAGACGTCGCCGACCTTTGCGGCGCCGACGCCAGGCTCGGGGTTCCGGTATTTCGTGTCGGTCGTGGCGGCGGTGTGACCTATCACGGCCCGGGGCAGGTCGTTGCCTATCCGATCGTGGCTTTACGGGGGCGCATCCGCGATGTGGGTCGTTACGTACGTACCCTCGAGGGCGCACTGATGGCGACCTGCGCTGCCTTCGGTATCGGGGCGGAGCGTCGGCGCGGGGCGCCGGGGGCCTGGGTGGGCGATGAGAAGATCGCGGCCGTCGGCGTCGGCGTCCGGCGCTGGGTTGCCTGGCATGGGGTGGCCCTCAACGTCGCCACCGATCTGTCTTTCTTCGATGCCATCGTGCCCTGTCGCATGCCGTCCGTGCGCATGACTTCGATGCAACGGCTACTCGGCACGGCGCCGCCGCTGAGTGCCGTGCAGGCCACACTCGTACAGTACCTCCGGGCCGCCCTGGAGGAGGCGCCACGGATGGGGATGGAGAGCAGGCCGTGA
- a CDS encoding dienelactone hydrolase family protein, which translates to MAIVRPQTETLEIVRDGERLRAFAAWLRRDDRRPAVVLIHDVRGLGDHYREVACRFAAAGFFCLALDLYSREGTPELPDMEAISRHMAALDDRRVLGDIECAVRYLAIRPEVRSRSIGIAGFCMGGQYALMAACAVPGLAACVSFYGMLRYAQTPPHKPESPLEMAARLQCPYLGLFGAEDALIPRADVKALEGTLRKAGKQFKIKSYAGAGHAFFNDTRPDAYHPAAAKDAWQRALDFFRLHLGS; encoded by the coding sequence TTGCCGCCTGGTTGAGACGCGATGACCGGCGGCCGGCAGTAGTTCTTATCCACGACGTACGCGGCCTCGGGGATCACTACCGCGAGGTCGCCTGTCGTTTTGCGGCGGCCGGCTTTTTCTGCCTGGCCCTGGACCTTTACAGCCGTGAGGGTACGCCTGAGCTGCCCGACATGGAGGCAATCTCCCGGCACATGGCCGCCCTCGACGATCGACGTGTCCTCGGAGACATCGAGTGTGCCGTGCGGTACCTGGCGATTCGTCCCGAAGTGCGATCGCGATCGATCGGCATCGCCGGATTCTGTATGGGCGGCCAGTATGCCCTGATGGCTGCCTGCGCGGTGCCGGGCCTCGCGGCTTGTGTGAGCTTCTACGGTATGTTGCGCTATGCACAGACGCCACCCCACAAACCGGAGAGTCCACTGGAAATGGCGGCCCGGCTGCAGTGCCCCTACCTTGGGCTGTTCGGTGCGGAGGACGCGCTGATTCCGCGGGCCGACGTCAAGGCCCTCGAAGGTACGCTGCGGAAGGCGGGGAAGCAGTTCAAGATCAAGTCGTATGCCGGCGCCGGGCATGCCTTCTTCAACGACACCCGCCCTGACGCGTATCATCCCGCAGCTGCGAAAGACGCGTGGCAACGCGCGTTAGACTTCTTCCGGCTGCACCTCGGTTCTTAG